The Rutidosis leptorrhynchoides isolate AG116_Rl617_1_P2 unplaced genomic scaffold, CSIRO_AGI_Rlap_v1 contig100, whole genome shotgun sequence DNA window AACCAACAACAAACTAGAAAATAGACATgtgaaatatatatttatattttcattttttggTCTGTTTGATTTTCTAAAATTAGACATTAATAAAATTTCATTAAAATCACTTTTAACAATCATCCCTCTAGGATTCATAAATCCATTATAACACACaatatttatgtataaaataaaataaaataatgattTGATGTTGGTTCTTAAGCCTCCTGCTAACGCTAACGTAGGAGACAACTATTTTAATGAACCAAGTTTTGCCTAATTGCTTCCAACAAATATGCGTTTTGCAGggtagaattcgtgaccttttggTTGTAGACATACACATTAATCATTAAACCAAATGTTTTTTTGTGAATCATGTGGGATcataatatataattatgtatttgtatattatttttttcCGACAAAATATAAACTCGAAAGATATTACATCGAAAACCTGTAGAGTCAGATGACCCTAAATTTTTAGGGAGCTCCACCCCTGGACACTATCTTCATTTATTCTTCTTGGAAATGTTTCTAAACATCATTTCAAGCCTTTAAATCACCAACTTCATGAAGACTGGGATTTGcagcttcatatatatatatatacataatttctCTTCAAGCATTAATTTTCTGAAATCCGGCCGGTGTCAACATGACAACATGTCTAGGACTATAGCCATTGCGGCGTTTGTAAAAGTAAACAATATTCCACTCGACTGACTCGCCAAGCTAGACAAGCCTACAACTCGGAAACGACTCGCCTAGCTCAACAAGCCTACAAATCGGTAAACAACATGGCAAGCTCAACAAACCTACAAATCGATAAATAATCTTGGTTACCAATTTTTCCATGTATATAAAAATCTGACAGACTATTCTATTCCGAGTTTGTTATTTTACCGACCGACCTTTAAAATGTCACGGTGACATGTTTCGAGCCAATAGGAAGGACACGAATTTACCATGATGACGTGTCAAGCTCCTATTCGTTTCGTGACACAACGTTTTAATGTGTCATTCTTTTACCAGAAAGAAATTACTGTATATGTCTAAGATTAGTAACACACCTCCATCTCCATGGCTGATCCATTGGGAAGTTTGCTTTAGCTCTTGGAGTTAGTTAAAGTTGCTCACTTTCAGAAATCAACAATCTTGGTGTTTTGGGATTTTTTCTTTCAAAGGGGGTTTTCTGTTTTTGggatttttctttctttcttataaGTGTTAGATGGTTGAATCAGAAGGTAAAGTGGATgctaggaagaagaagaagagatggggTTCTTCAATTTGGTGTATTGGATCGTTGATCGCTATTATTGTAGCTATCGCTTTGTCTTCAATGACTCTTTCGAACGTCTCCACGTCGTGTTCATGCGCCAAGGTAATAACTTTTTCTTTTTGAGTGGAATTCAGTTTTCTTATATCAGTGTATTGGAGTTTTGAATTTCTGGTCCATAATTTTCTTGTTGGAACAGGAGAAGCAAAAAAATATAGTGGCATGGTGGAAGATTGTTGTTGTGATTATGAAACTGTGAACCAGCTAAATGAGCAAGTTTTGCATCCCAGGCTGCAAGAGCTTGTTAAATCACCATTTTTCCGTTACTTCAAGGTAATTATCTATGGCAATGGAGCTAAAATCAATAGTATAAGCCTCTTGACTGAGGAAATTTTGTAAATGTAGCTTGTATTTGGCATCTATTTTTCGAAATTTCAGCACGGAGTCTGAATTTTTTGAAGTCTAATTGTGTTTGAGCAATGTGAAATTGTGAATCAGGTTAAATTGTGGTGTGACTGCCCTTTCTGGCCAGATGACGGTATGTGCCGATTGAGGGATTGCAGTGTTTGTGAATGCCCGGAAAATGAATTTCCTGAAGCATTTAAGAGGCCATCACACAATGGCTTGCCAATAGACGATCCTGTATGTCCAAGAAGGAAAGCCACAATCTGCTGTAGACCGTAGTTTAGACAAAAAAGCTTTTAGAGGCTGGACAGAAACAGATAATCCTTGGACGTATGATGATGAAACTGACAATGGTATGCATGATTTTGTATTCTGTTATTGCTATTATGTGGAATATTAAACTAGATTTAATGCCTTCCGTAGTTTTTATTCAGCTGATTGATACTGTTTAAATTTCAGCTGAGATGACCTATGTAAATCTTCAATTGAACCCTGAACGCTATACTGGTTATACGGGTCCCTCAGCGAGAAGGATATGGGAAGCAATTCACTCAGAAAACTGTCCCAAGTGTAAGTGTTTATGTTTTATATAAGTATCATTTCTGTTCAGTTCAATGGCGCAGAGAAAAACCTTTTCATTTTGAAAATATGTCAAATGAATCATTGCTTATCTGAATGATATACAGATCCTTCTGAAGAGTCTTGCCAAGAGGAGAAAATATTACACAAACTGATATCTGGTCTTCACTCCTCCATATCAGTCCATATAGCAGCTGATTATCTACTTGATGAAGCTACGAACACGGTATGCCATTTTCGTTTGTTCCTGCCTATTTATAGCCATATAACCCCTATATAGTTCTCTGAGATGTCACCTATTGCCTTAATTCATAAAGACTGAAATAGCATGATTACTGTTTAGTATATCCTTTCCCATATAATCTAAGAATTTTGTTGACATAAGCATGTTATATCTATATGACGTTTAGACTTCAGTGTAAAATTCAGCATTGTATGATGATATCTTGGGAtgctctacttttttttttttatgtgaaATAGATCTGACCAATCCCCTGTTCTTTGATTCAGTGGGATCAAAAATATCAGTTTGTTGGCCATGGTCGTGTGTTAAGACACCCAGAGCGTGTCAAGAATTTTGTACTTCACATTTCTCTTTGTTCTTCGGGCAGTGACAAAAGTAAGTACGAACCATCTACTGGTGTGGAGAAATATTTTGAAAAGATAAAGAACCTGGTTTTTTCATCATAACGATATCTGCTGATCATATACATAGGCAGCAGATTATTTGGAACAGGCTGAGTACGACACTGGGAACTCTATTGAGGATCTCAGAACACAGTCATTGATGAAGCAGCTTCTCTATGACCAAAACTTGCAGGATGCATGTCCTGTCCCATTTGATGAAGCTAAGTTGTGGAAAGGCCAAAGAGGACCTGAATTAAGACAGAAAATACAAGTTCAATTCAGAAATATAAGGTAGTCTAATGTTTGCTGCTTTCTTAACGTTGAAAAAAAAGAAAGATAAAAAAAACCTCTTTGATCGTCAATGATTTTCTGTTTGTATAAATGGATAAAAAATTGATTGTTTTTGTTTGGTTTTGCATTGCAGTGCGATTATGGACTGTGTCGGCTGTGAAAAGTGTAGACTTTGGGGAAAGCTTCAGGTTCTTGGTCTTGGTACTGCATTGAAAATCCTATTCTCTGTGAATGGCGACGAGCATTTAAATCAAAACGTAAGTATCTCCCCATGTAATAGATTCGGAATTCATGCCTTCTTACTTCCCTTAGTAAACAATTCATTGATGAAATTGACAAACTATGTATTTTCAGCTGGAGTTGCAACGGAATGAAGTGATTGCCCTGATGAATTTACTGAACCGTCTATCTGAATCGGTCAAATTTGTTCATGAATTTGGGCATACTGATGAAAATATAATGGGAGGCCGATACATTCAACCGCTTCTGCTCCAATTTCGTTATGGCAAAAGTTAACGACATTGACTTCTTCGGTCGTTAAACAGTAAAAAAGCAACAAACTACTACTCATGTTTTAAGTTTAATCGTCTGGCTTTGAAGGTTTTATATTTGCAGTTCGCGAGACTTTTTTGAAGAGGTAGTAGCACAGATACTTAAAAGACAGAACAGAAGAGTTTAGGACACTGTTTAGGTTTAGATAAATAGTAAATGAGCTTTGGATGTGTAGAATAGACAATTCAGAAATGTGTATCTTTTCCGTTTTTCAAATTTGAAATGGCTGAAAGAAaaaataaaatgagaaaaattCATCAACTCTGCAGAATGTCCAATGATTTGTTTGGCCGCATGTTTATCTTCTAATGCTGTATATGTTGTGGGATATATTATACTGCTAGAAACAAAGGCTGCACACTTTCGATTACTTGATGAAAAAGAATGTTCGCGAGTAGTTGTAACAAGATAGCTACTTGATTAAAAAAGAATAACCATTGGACACTATTCAATCAATAGGATTGCTTTTCTTAGTACCAATCACCATTTTCACAGTTCACAAATTCCAGCTATAGTTTCTATACGATGCACAAATCGGCCATCAAAACTCTCTAATACAACACTTTCAGAAATCTCTGCTTTCCAATATTTAGAATAGGGTGAACGCTTACAAGATGTGAATTGTATATCAGAATCAGATATGTACAGACAAAGCATAGAATCTCCCACTGATGCCTTGAGTCCCATAGTGCGCTGTCATCTTTCAGTAAGTTGCTGGATATATGCTTCTTATGAAACTCTGTTGTCAGGTACAATACAAAAGCAAAGTAAATACAACGGATAATGGAGTAAAATAACATTGCTGAAATTCAATATATTAGACAGGGTTGCGAACTAAACAAATAAAAAGGTAAATCAATACACATCCATGTATACCCAGATGCTTTTTCAAATTAAACATTAAGACAGGTTTTTTTTCCACATTTGTCTACAACTTAATTCTATACACAAGTACTAACTACTAAAGATGAGTACTCATATTACAGGCAAAAGATTAGTAATGCTGTCCTATTCCAATTTGTCGTGACTAAGCTAAATGAATGTGTTCTAAATGATGACTCAATCCTGACAATACTTATCAAGGTTAATAGAGGCAAACTTGAAACTACTACCAAAATCACTTTAACCAGTTTTACAATATGTAGCAGAGAACCTTACAACTTGCTTAGCGGGTCTTCTTTGCACGTTTTGAGGGTCTCGTCGTCTCTTTCCTAAAATCATCAGGAATTTTCACCTCATAGAATGGCTGCAAACAATCAACAAAACTTGGATGAGTGAAAGTGATTGAAATACATATGTTGGTCACTTAAAGAAAAATTCTCAGGCAAAATTACAGGATTAAAAACCTAGAACATATTAAAACTAGTGGGTTGTCGCGACTACTTGAATATTACTAAAGCAATTACCAAAACTTCTTCACCACGAAATTCATAGATACGGTGTCATACCTCCTCGGTTTTCTTTTGAAGTTCCAGTAGTTCTTGACAGTGTGCAAGGCATTCTTGGTGGTAAACGGAAGCTAATTCTTTAATGAGAGCCTTCCTTTTGATAATGCCAATCACTTCAGAAGAAAAAACAATGGGAAGTGTTACAAAATTGTTCCAGACAGTAACTAAACTATAAAATACCGAATCAATGGAAGAAGTGTAAGCACATAAATTCAAATGTAGGCCAGCCATGATTGGCATCTCCAAACAACTGCGAGAGTGGGAAAAATTAAAACTTTACAGAAAATCAAAGACTTTAGAATGCTGATTATTAATCAATTCAAAAGCAGAATCCATATATTCATATGAAGAGTAACCAATGTGGGCATGATTAAAAACAAAAGTCAAAGAGAGACGTACTTCGACTTGGATCGAAAGCAGGCGGAGCCGGAAGCGGCGGCGGCGGTGGAGTATCATCTTGCGCTGAGGATGTTTCGGCGGTTGAAGGCGGAGGAGTAGGAGTATTAACTGATTGATTTGTGTCTTCTTGTTCGCTCATTGTCGCTACGGACTTTGACTCGTGAGTCCGTAACTCGTGGGTGAGTTAAACTATTATACTTTTGATAATAAGCAAGTTAACCTTATAAGTTTACAAAAAAGTTATTTTCATCCTTATATTTTAAACCTTCGAAATTGGTCCAATTCTAAGCTTGTTAAAACCCAGTCCCCTTCACCCTTTTCTCACCAAAGACAAGGGTTTTAGGGTAGCTCATCCATAGCATAAAATCTCTTCCGCCACCTCCACAGCCGTCGACCACCATGTATTACCTAATCGCCGGCTTCCTACGAACGATACATCTGGGGCTACAAACTAAACCCCAAAACCTCAACTTTATCACAGCTATTCTCCTACCCTTCCCATGTCTCGCCGATCACCACCGTCGCCGCCGCCTCTTCCGTCGCAGCATCTGGCTCTTCTGATGATACCATCCAGCTCTACACAATCCAACCTTCTTCCTCCGCCTCTCTCAGCTCAATTCCCATGAATTCAACCATCACTTCCCTGTCCTTCCTGACATCATCCACTCTCTCCTTCCCGACAAACCTCCTCTCCGCGACGGAGGACGGTTACGTTTCGCTTTTCGACGCCGACCCATTTGTGTTGCTGAAGTCTGTGAAGGTTCACAAGAAGAAAGTCAATGACTTGGCCGTTCACCAGAGTGGGAAGCTGGCATTGACTGTGGGACAGGACGAGTGCCTGGCAATGGTGAACTTGGTTCGTGGGAGGAGGAGCTTTTGTAGCCGATTGGCGAAAGAGGCTAGCATTGTGAAGTTTGATCAGAGTGGGGAGAAGTTCTTTATGGTTAGTGAAGAGAATGTGACTGTTCATCAATCAGAGGATGCTAAGATGATTCAACAATTTCGTTGTCCGAAGAAAGTTCTCTGTGCCACCCTGGAGAGGTTTGGTCTATTTGTTTGGTTATGATTTTGAGTTTGGATATGTGTTGATATTGATATGTGATTTGAATGATTGGAGTCTCTTGAAAATGTCAGTTGGAAAAGAAATGGGGTTTAGTCAGTAGCAATTCTTTACACGATAACTTTTGAATATGAATCTAGTTTCGATTGATCATCTGTGCTATATTCATGTTGTTTCGTCTGCTGGTTGGGAAGTGTCCCTTACATATCAAGGCGAGAATTTTATGAGACAAGCTGAAAACTTTTATATTCTATGAAGTTTAGATGGATGATTTTTTTCCGTAAAGCTTGAGACTTTAATAGCTGACGGAAGTATATTAACTGTTTGAAAGCTTTAAAACGTATGGCTTTAATATGATGACTTTTTCCAATGCTATCAATGGGTTGTGTGCTATTTGGAAAAATAAACTTCTTTTTTTTTAACTCCTGCACTTTGTAACTTGCAATGCATTTTTCATTTTGACAGTCTGGAATGTTGTTTACTGGTGGTGAGGACCGAAATATTACAGCTTGGGATACTAATAGCGGACAGGTTGCATATTGCATTGAAAATGCTCATTCTTCTCGTGTTAAAGGTATCGTCGTGCTGACTAAGAAGGCTGGTTTAACCGATAATGATCCATACTTAGTGGCATCTGCTTCATCTGATGGAAGTATAAAAGTTTGGGATGTTCGCATGGCCCAAAAGGAGAATCCAATTCCCTTAGCTGAGGTCAATACAAAATCAAGGCTGACTTGCCTTTCTGGATCCAATCTTAAAGGTAAGAAAAGTGTGTAGTATTTGATATTTGAACATTTTCTGAACCACCCATTGTTAGTTTTCCTGTAATATGTTCACTATCATTGGCTAACTATTTTAACATTTGTTCATTTTCAGTTCTTAAACTACCACAAGTTGGAAAAACTGCtccaaaagaagaaaacgatgcaGTGATGGAAGAGTAACCGTCAAGTAAATTCTGTGTGATTACATGATTGCTGGGAGACTTGCTTGGGATTGAAGTTACTTGACTGAAATGTTGGGGAAAAGGTTGATCCAGCTAATCAATTTTGACATTTTAGATGCATGTCAATACTGAGTTTTGTCAGCTTATTCGGATCAGTGAATCTTCGTAGGTTTAATTGTCTTTTATGTAATGACTCCATCTATATTTGTTATGTTAGAAATGCAATTTTTACAAATGAAATGTATTCAAATTCGATCATACCTTATATAAGTAGTCTATCTTTGTTATTTAGTATGCTGTGTATTCTTGCTCAACACCAGGATGATGAACTTCCATAGATGATTTCGATTCGTTTGGTCCATTTCACATCGATCTGTTTTTATTAAATTGGCCAATTGATTGATTGGTTCGGTTCAATTGATCGGTTCTTGTACCGACCGACACTTGTTACTAAACCTCTGCTTAAACCATTGAAAGCTTAAAAAGATGACAGTACGTTCCAGTAAACTAGTAAAATGTATCGGCGGGAGGAAAATTGAAAAACAAAATGCAGCCAAGATTCGGAGGGAAGAAGCCGACCGGAACTCCATCATTGGCCTGGTCATCTGTTGTCGTCGTCGCCTCACTTCTCGCCGGCGCCTCGATTGTGCATAACCTCTACAAGCCTGACCTTGTAATCTTCTACCTATTGTTCATTTGGGATGGGTTCGATGAATTTTTAAGGGTGCACTCTGAGTGTTCGATAAAATTACTATCAGAAAGTGAAATTAATGGTGCGTCTTTCTTGCAGACTTTGCCTCCGATCGAAAGCAATGAAGCTAGCAAGGAACGATCCTAGAAGTCGTGATTCTATTTTGCGATTTATTATGTAAAGACAGCATTTGTGCTATTCTTTGGTTTCAAATTGATTTCTGAAGAAAGATGTTCCATTAAAATAAGCaatcaaagttttgaactttacttGGTCATTGGATCAAAGCACATCACTTTACATTCTAGGACATCTACATTTCTTAACATGATAAAATCTTCAAAACCTTTTTATCAAGAGAAATTTATTTTGCAATTTGATCGGCTGACAAGTTAAAACTGGCCGACGGTACCAAAATATGCTAAATTTTAAGAGGTACTACCTAACACATAAGAGCAGTCGGCGCACATTTTCTCCAATCCCTCTTTTCTTTAATCTCCTTGATCTCGATCTCTAACTTTCCTAGTAAGTTGTATATAGCATTTGCTTCTGGATGTGATCGATCAGCGACTCGAAAATTGTGTACTTTTCCACTTATCTCCAGCCAGCTACATCCAGGGACTTTCTTCAATCCCCTATCTCTAAGAAATTTTCTCATTTCAGCAACTTTGTCCCATTTTCCAGCCGCAGCATATAGGTTAGAGATTAAAACAATGTTTCTAGCATTTTTTGGTTCCACGGTGAAAAGCTTCTCGGCTGCAAACTCAGCAACATTGGTCTCAGGATGCAGCTTACAGGCACTCAACATGGGCCCCCCACACCCTAGCACCTGGTTCAAAAGGCATTGCCTTTATGAGTTCTTTGGCTTTGTCGATTTTTCCGGCACGTCCTAATAAATCAACGACGCATGCATAATGTTCCTTGTTAGGTTCAAAGCGATAGTTTTCAGTCATCTCCTTAAAAAGTAACTTCCCTTCTTTAACCAGACCTAAGTTTACGCAAGCCGTCAATAATCCGAGAAAAAGTT harbors:
- the LOC139880988 gene encoding uncharacterized protein, whose translation is MSEQEDTNQSVNTPTPPPSTAETSSAQDDTPPPPPLPAPPAFDPSRMIGIIKRKALIKELASVYHQECLAHCQELLELQKKTEEPFYEVKIPDDFRKETTRPSKRAKKTR
- the LOC139880990 gene encoding uncharacterized protein, with amino-acid sequence MQPRFGGKKPTGTPSLAWSSVVVVASLLAGASIVHNLYKPDLTLPPIESNEASKERS